CATCTCGGCTCGCCTATTTTAGATACAACGACTACATTGAGAAGTGGGACGAACTTTGCGCCACCTTCTCTAAGGAAGCTATACTCCAAGGTTCGTTCGATAAATACGCCGTCGACGCCAAGCGCCATCGTGGAACCGACACCGTTGACAACGCCTTTCTTGAGGATATCGAAAATTGGCGCAACGGGCTTGCACGGAACTTTGCCCTTCGCAATCCGGCCCTGTCCGTCCGTGATCTTAACTTTGCCGTACAGAAGACCATCGACCGCCTCATATTCCTGCGCATCTGCGAAGACCGCGGCACGGAGGACTACAAGCGCTTAGCCGCCTTGCTCAGCGGTGGACGCATGTATCAACGGCTGCTCGACTTATTCAAGCAGGCTGATGCACGTTACAACTCTGGCTTATTTTACTTGTCCGCCGAAAACGGGCGTGGTGCGCCCGACAAAGTTACGCCGAATCTCGAACTCGATGATCGCGTTCTCAAGGAGATTATTTCTAAGCTTTATTATCCCGAATCACCCTACGAGTTTTCCGTTCTGCCCGCCGACATCCTCGGGCAGGTCTACGAGCAATTCCTCGGAAAAACCATTCACTTGACGAAGGGGCACCAGGCAAAGATTGAGGAAAAACCCGAAGTCCGAAAAGCCGGCGGCGTCTACTACACCCCCAGCTACATCGTCGATTATATCGTAAAGACCACCCTCGGCCGACAGCTCAATGGTAGCGACCCGGAAAAGCCCCAGCCCATCGCAGTATCTAGGGCAGCTGAAATCAAAGTACTCGACCCTGCCTGCGGTTCCGGTTCATTCCTTATCGTCGCCTACCAATATCTCCTCGACTGGCATTTGCGCCAATACACCGTCGATCCCGAATCCAATGAATCCGATGCAGGCAAGATTAAGCGCCACTCCAGCGGAAAGAACCCAAAAATCTTCCAGTTGCCCGATGGCGCTTGGAAGCTCGCCGCAACCGAACGCAAACGCATTTTGCTCAACAATATCTTCGGAGTCGACACCGACGAGCAAGCTGTAGAAGTTACCAAACTCTCCTTGCTTCTCAAGACAATTGAAGGCGAAACCCAACAAATCATTCAACGCGACTGGGTTCGTGAGCGTGAGCGCATTCTCCCAGATATTGGAAAAAACGTTATATGCGGCAACTCCCTTATCGGAGCTGACTTCTACGATAATGAGCAACTGCTCCTGCTGGACGAGAAAGCCCAATATCGCATCAACACTTTTGACTGGAAACAAGGCTTCCCCGAGATCATGCAGCGCGGCGGATTCGACTGCATCATCGGCAATCCTCCCTATGTTTTTGGCCGAGACTGGAAGCTACTCGGCATATCAGAGGAAGAGCGAAGATATTTCCAAGAGCACTATTCTTGGTCCCCCTACCAACTGGACATGTTCTCTCTTTTTATGGAACGATGCTTTCAATTGACTTCGGCTACCGGAAGGGTTGGACAAATCGTACCCAACATTTGGTTGACCAATACATACTCAGCATTGACACGAGCGAAGCTCTTGAAAGCTTCTGAAAACCTTGTTGTTACTGATCCGCCTCGAGATGTTTTTGCGAAATTGACAGTGGATACTGTTGTTTATACTTGCGATAAATCAAGCACCCCGGGTACCGAA
This DNA window, taken from Candidatus Latescibacterota bacterium, encodes the following:
- a CDS encoding N-6 DNA methylase; the encoded protein is MPAPESVKKLIGTFGNNIDFYKSTEYKEDQLRQEFLNPFFKELGWDMDNTAGLAPQYRDVIHEASIKIGGSTKAPDYAFSIHGQYKFFLEAKKPAVNVKYDSDPAFQLRRYGWSAKLPISILTDFEEFSIYDCRKRPKRGEKASTSRLAYFRYNDYIEKWDELCATFSKEAILQGSFDKYAVDAKRHRGTDTVDNAFLEDIENWRNGLARNFALRNPALSVRDLNFAVQKTIDRLIFLRICEDRGTEDYKRLAALLSGGRMYQRLLDLFKQADARYNSGLFYLSAENGRGAPDKVTPNLELDDRVLKEIISKLYYPESPYEFSVLPADILGQVYEQFLGKTIHLTKGHQAKIEEKPEVRKAGGVYYTPSYIVDYIVKTTLGRQLNGSDPEKPQPIAVSRAAEIKVLDPACGSGSFLIVAYQYLLDWHLRQYTVDPESNESDAGKIKRHSSGKNPKIFQLPDGAWKLAATERKRILLNNIFGVDTDEQAVEVTKLSLLLKTIEGETQQIIQRDWVRERERILPDIGKNVICGNSLIGADFYDNEQLLLLDEKAQYRINTFDWKQGFPEIMQRGGFDCIIGNPPYVFGRDWKLLGISEEERRYFQEHYSWSPYQLDMFSLFMERCFQLTSATGRVGQIVPNIWLTNTYSALTRAKLLKASENLVVTDPPRDVFAKLTVDTVVYTCDKSSTPGTEFHVRALSHTGSIESISTLQVADYEDGKRPISLTLSEAAALVVYKLDGLPNRLGDVANITRGVHPYRTGGYGKSAFSTGCQTKQDCEKRPYHSIDQLAGFRPFIYGKNLRRFGAFAPEEFIKYGKWLAEPRAPQFFEGERIYSRKILAKRLVVTLECGESVADQQVYITKLKDDAALKSAYICGILASSLLAFFIYGYYDESMDAFPQIKVGQLRNLPIPTIDFDNPSCSVQKQMSPFFLIN